GAGCGCTACAGATCATTCTCATCCAGTTTTGGACCTCAAAGCACATACATGTAATGAACTTCTTTTCCACTAGGTGTCACTTCAAACACAAGAATCTTCTGTTGTTTGATACTAACACCTCACAAAACAGATAAGATAATGCTTTATAGCTGTATATAGACATCATTTCTATGTTGTTATAACATGGAATGCTAACGCTCCTCTTTCTTTTTTACCATTTCTAACACAAACCACTCAGAATGTGTTCTCTTCCTCCAACCCCGAAAGAGGGCGGAACGGTCATCAATGGTCAGGAACAGCTACAGTAAAGCAGCATTCAAAACCCGCTTCGCGCTCAGAAGAGAACACTGTAACTCCTCAACATGGTTAGCGAGACCAGACACTTTAGAAACGCATTTCACTAGTAACAAACTATAGAAATGATCCCTGAAAGTATAGTCTTAACTACGACCGAGCCGAACTAACGATCCGACCGATCAACACATATTTCCCATTTAGGgtgtttattaaacatgtttattggTAAATTATATAGAAGTGATTTGATTcagatacatattttataattacggtaaagcaatataattaaactttacatgaaaaaaaaatatatagccaaATATTTGGAAGTTTAAGTAATACCCAgaatgctgtgtgtgtatctcattTGCCTCTTGTATCGAAACAGCCTATCAGCGTCTAATATTATTGCGTGCTAGAATATTTATAGTTAAAAAGTCCAGGCAGAAGAACCGTGAGATTTATTTAAGTAGTGCGTGTAATACTGTtctatgtggggaaaaaaaaaaaaaaaaaaaaaaaaaaaagcaattaaaaatttCACCCATTTGCCGTGACATTGTTTACCGCAATGCCGTGACTCGGATTCGAACCGAGGTTGCTGCGGCCACAACGCAGAGTACTAACCACTATACGATCACGGCGATCTACTATGGGCTCCGGGAACACGGGCTCACGAAATGTTTACACGTGTGTGAATATTTACAGAAGCACTAAACCAGTTTATTATCGAGATCCGCTGCAATGCTTTAGAATGAAATTAACTGAGTCTGACCGGGAAAAGTTAATCACGAGTCACGTGTGAAAAACTAataatatagattattatttataacaTTCGCCGTAATATTTCATTGTCAGTGTCTTACTTGCCTAATTTTTAGAAGGGAATTCCGCTTACTTTagccattattttaattttataacctCTTCCCTGAATTAACTCTAGCCTCGTATATAGTACACTAAGATATTAATGAAATTACAAGCGAGTGTACATGCTCTTTCCGATCAGCTATCATTACAGACGACAGAATACATAGCACTAACCTTGCTGTTCCCACGTCCTACCTCGATAATGACTGGTCAAGACTGAAACCACAGGACTGTATTTCTATTCTGGTTTTAAATGCCacttttgcatttaatttaaactgaTAAATACActttgttgtatgtgtgtgtaaatagAACATACCAAACACATAATTtcttttctaaacattttaacaggaataaaacaactaaaacagaTGCAGGGAGTAGGGTTAAACTGCCAAGACTGACTCCTCTTTAATTGTCAAATACCTTCCACAACATGTGCGGTTATACTGCACCGACTCAAATAGCATCCTTTGGCAATTTAGAAAATGAGTTAAACATTGACTAATAAGCTGATAGTAGGTGCTGAAAGAAAACCACAGCCAGCTACATAATTTTAGatagtttaaaattaaatttcacccaacatacagtacagcaaagACCAAACTGCTAGCAGtgtaaaaacagcatttaaatcttTACTTCAATAACTGTTGTACTCCCTTCTAGAAAACGTCTTACCATGACTAACACCATTTAAGGCAATGTGTTGCAGTTTGAAATGCCCCACCCACCTCAGCCTTTCCACAAATGTACTTTGTTTGAATCAgacagaaatgtaaaatgtggCATTATTAggataaatcaaaataaatatgcagcatttaaaaatcctTTATTATCAAAGCATCAAAGCAGAACCAATAAAATCACAATTAgtcatatttttttaacatttcagagTACTGGCATGTGCAATATATGTAGTTTTGTAAAGCAGAACCTCAATTAAACCACGATTTAATGCAATAAGTGAGAACTTCTAAACTGCTATAATAAGAACAGATATGGCGCTGCATCAAAACTAAAACACGGTTTCTAGACTTTACACTGctcactaaactttttttttttttttttttttttttttaaacggaagATTGATTATACTTTAAAAGGCATTCAGTGCCAGCTACACATTCCAGACAATGATATTTTGTTAAGCCTGatattacacaattacaataGAACTCATTTTAGTCAAAGTGCACCTGGGACATGGTAAATGTTTTGTATGAACAGGAGAAGGGGATTAATCCCAGGATAAGCCACATCTGGATTTCTGAGCATTTCACTGTACACATCTAGATTGCATAAACCACATTTTTCATGGCTATTTTGGAATAACTACAGGACAGGTGTTTGGTGCAATCCAGGGCAATTTGTCAATGCTGTAAAATACTCAAAAAAGCCTGGTGAAGTACAGGATGATGAAATCAACCCAAAAGTCACATATTCAATCACAAATAAATCATGGAGTACTGTATACACAGAACCCCACAGTGCTTCAGTAAATGCAACAGTTTTGGGCACATCTGCAAAGGATTTAACCCAGTTTTAAGTTTGAAGCCATGTTCCACAATGAGCAAGTAACAATCAAGGTGTATGTATGAGGTCTTAAATGAATATCATAGGTTATTTCTTTGAATAAAGGGTTATACAGAATCTACTTTGTTTTTGTGGTGCTGCTCTATTCACAGTTACTACTGgcagtatacatttatttaaaataatgtaaaatgggCTGGGACGTAGCCCAGCACAAAGTTTGCACTAGCGTTTTCAAGTACTACAATAAAAGTGCttcttactagttttgtaacatgaagagttattttttaattgggcCCAAGGCAATGCATACATTTGTAACTATATGTATAACTCGTGAGTCCTCACAAGTCTGTATTTTATATGTTTCACAACAGACATCTGCCCATTAACAGTTTGTGCAATTAACCACTAAACTCCATTAGTTTAGACCAATACATTGAtgttgttacaaaaaaaagttgtaccAAAATACAACTAAAGTCATAATTGTGCCGTTAAATGCAAGACACAGAATGGTATAGTTAAGTCAGTAGCAGTCACTGTGCTATTTATTTACTGAGGAGGCTCTACAACTAATGGAAAGAAAAGGATATTACTTATAGCAATTCATTATCTGCAGTTTCATTAATGTCTATTCTAAAgcagtatttattaaaacataccaaaaaaaccccccaaaaaatctccCATCAGATGTTTTACATTATGTTCCCAATTAATCTcccatataaaataaaactttgacaCTTCATACAGCTCCAAAATACTTTAGTATAacatacacattaaataaaaaaagtttaggcataataataataaaaaaatgttcagcaAATAAATGACGTCATCATGTCGCAGAAATGTTGCCCCTTTGTCAAGTGCAAGTGCTTTTCTGTCCCAGGGACATGAAAGCGAGGTTCAGTAACTCGCTCTCATCATTTTCCTCTGGCTCATTGTGTTCCTGAGCTGCCTTGCGTGTCGATGGCCTACAAGGCTGACCCAACGCCGTGTATGCTGTTGCCCGCTGTGGCGGTGCCTGGAATGTGGCGGCTGTTGCTTTAGCCTCACGTCTTTCTAAAGGCTTCGCATACTTGTGAAGTTCACATGTGGCAACTAAAGGTTTTCCAATGTCTTCCTGCTTGCTCTCCACCATTCGCTGCCTGCTGTCCGTGCTTGTATAATGCAAATCCACCTTTAATATCAAATTCctctataaaacaaaaagcaaaacaaagatattaaaaTCAGGACAGAGAAATGGCTCCTGGTGTTTGATTAAGTCATTATTCAGCGTCCTGACCGCAAGGTTACACGAGTAGAAGAGGCTCACAACTTTATGGTGTGACATTAGATTCAAAAGGTGTGGGTTCAAGACTTGGGTCAGGAAAAAATCCTGTCCGTATTGAGGAAGATATGCAAGTTCCCATCACATTAAATCCttcccattaaaataaaattgatatctgaaaaaaacattgcttgTTTGCTAGAGAGCCTGTCTGGCAGGGTGTGTAGGTTATAAATGTATTCCTAACCTATGTTgcaattttttcatttttagcaaTCACCTTGAGTTTCTGTAGGCCGCTCAGCCTCAGGCTGCAGTCAGTGTTGTCAGGACCGCTTAGCAGCAAAGAGCCCATTCCACCGGTACTGTCATCACTGCTTGAGAACATATCCTCCATTACCTAATGAAAGAGATGAAAGAACTTGTCTTGCACTGGAAAACACATACAATGTGTAGGGAAAAGATTACTGGTTCGTAGTTATAATCTACCTTAGAGCAGCGTACTGGTCTGCAGTGTTGACATAGATGATATCCTTTTTAACATCTACTTTTCGGTTAAAATATTTGATCAAACAACTTACATCAATGTCTTATGAGCTTTAGAAAAAGTAATCCACTAAACAGCACAAATTGATCAAACTGTAAAATTGACTTTATTGTATTTCTCCTTCCATGGTAAACCACTAGGGGTCCCCAATAGATAAACACAAACATGGATCTACCTGCCAGGCCAGGTTTCAAATATACACCGTACTAAACTTATGATCTGGCATTTGTAAAAGGTCACAATATATGAACCGACAATGGATTAAAACTTGCAGTGCAAATCAACTAACTAAGTAGAAACTTGTaggctttcttttaaaacagagCCTTTTCACTTCAGCATATCCCATGTTCTGTATACTGTGGCTGGATGAAAGAGTATTCATCTTGGAGTTGTCAGGAGCTGATCCAAGGGCTTTGCTTTTATTTGCTTGGTAAATCTGGGAGGCTAATTATAGAGTAATATAATACTTTTCTGGGGCATAAATAACGATGGCCCCCAGCTGTAACATGGTTGCCTTCACACACAATCTAGTCTATAAAACGTATCTATACTGCAAACCTGGCGAAAAGGAAATTTCTTCATCTAGTGGATGTTCTTTCTACACTGAAACACTAAAATGTAGCAGAGATACAACACAGCATTCCATCAGCTATCCAAGTTCAGTACTACTATCTGAGATCTACAACAATCcaagaaagaaacattttaaaaatcgcTGTTACTcatgaaaatgaaggaaggaatTTCTATTATATGGGTCTGCAACACTATATAGATTtctctctataatatatatatatatatatatatatatatatatatatatattttttttttaggtgaataGTACTTACTGGTGTACTTTGCAGACTAACACTGCAGTCCATTGTTTTCCACCCAGTCTTCTTCACTGTAgcaaacactgtaattatgttagAAAATAATGCAGAGAAACTGAGTTCCACTTCAGTACCACAGGGGAACTTCAGCACCCTTCTCTCAGGCAGCTCTGAAAAAGAACATGGTATCAAACTGATCAACTCTGAAACATGCTGTAAGGATTAGAACTATGAGGACAGCTGATGTGCAATTTAATGCACATCTAACTGGCACTTAATTAGCTCTAAGGTGTCTCTTTTAATCCTTTTGCATCTTTCAAGTTGCTATTGACTCCACCCAAAAAAACTACACACAGGATTCAAGCTGGGACCAGACAGACATTCTGTGATTGCGAGGGATGAGTTTCCCAGGAAATCAAGAGACTGTTCCACCACCCCATCCCCCCATTCATTTATATTGTGAAGGACACATTTATATTGTGAAAGTTTTAAACTTTCAGATTCACTTTTACTATGCcacgtgtgtgttttttgttacatcTATTTTGGCAACTGCTTTTCAGACATATCATAGCTGGTTCTTTATCTCTAATAACTTCTGAACGTGTTCATTATATTCTTTCAATCAACAATGAAGATCTTATGTGGGAGGGGATTTTTTCTGTGTTCAAACATTCCTGTTTAATATAGCCTGTAACAAAATAGTAATAATGATTGTTAAATATTAGTTAAAGCCTTTCACTTGTAACCAGGTGAACCAACCCACAATTGGACAGCCCGAGAGAACAGCCTGGGGCTGTAAAGTTTAAGAAAACATTGCCTTTATGTCTTTTATAGAGGAGGGGCCAAGGGCTCCAGCTGCACAATTCAATTTTATACTTCCTTTTTTACAGCACATTACTGAATAATTTGATTGCTCACCGTTGGCCCAACTCCAGTTGAGGTTCCTTTTCCGGAGCTCGACAGTGTGTCCTGTAGTGCAGACTTGGTCAGTTAGTGCACGGGGCTCATTTAGTGTGTGTTTAATCTCCATCACCTGCTTTCCAGTAATCAGTGGATCTCTTCCTAGATCTGCAGAGAGGACAACATTTcaaatgctttctttatttttgtaaagcctGCTTTTACTCGGGTGAAGTAAATATTTTCACACTATACTTTATTCTCAAAAACAGAGGTTCCAGATCTCCGAGTTACAAGTAAAGGGATACCTAGGATTCACGTACCCTTGATGGCCGTTTGTTTTTGAcaattgtaaagaatagtgaagtatagtaaactatggtaaatgcatagtataaccatgggaaaagcacactaaaacaaaaaaataccatagTAAACTTATAAGGAACCCAGGACAACCAACTGTAAATAAAGTGCACTTGAATACagagtttatatatttttggcCTTTGGAGAATCACTCATAGACTGCTAAATGATATAATGTACAATCAAGTCTCTAATTAGGAGAACTTTGACTCCTTGAGGGTAACACAAGGACATTAGGAACTGATCTGACACGATACGCAAACAGCAATTTCCCAGCAGGAGGCATGATAGCTTTTATGAATATCGAAAGAAAGTTGTTTACACTTCTTTTACTACAAGACTTTATAAACAAAGGCACAAGGGAATTACACAGGTATGACAGCTTAGTTGTTTTCTCACTCATAAATCAAATGACTTGTATGTTGGCATGGCAGACAGTTAATCTGGATTCCCAAATGATAAAATTaccctttataatgctatagtgTTTGTTCAGCAAATTCTAATCTGGAAGAGCTGCCTTATTTTTCAattattctttcagtgcagtcCTTGGAGGTCAGCCTTACATGCACTTTTCCATTTTTCTGGTAATTTACTCCAGTTTGGAGAAGATGGATAAACCTTCCTTGTTCTGTAATTGCAAACAGCAGAGTGGCCAGGCAAGTACAGACTGGTACAGTGAAAGAGCAGCTGCCGAGCACCTTGAGATCAAGCGCTCTCAAGTTTCTTCCGCTTGGAAGCCAGCACTAGTGTGAATTACTAGAGAATGAGGTCACTGCTGACGCAGGTCAGTCATACAAAGCTGGGTCATGTTACCAAAGAGAccactcaaaaaacaaaacagcagtacCATTGCCAGCCCCTTCGTGTTGATCAACACCTTGCTGTAGCAACAATCAAATAGTTTGAAtctctaaaatgttttttatttttctggggGTCTTTAAACCTGCACAGATTATGAAATCAAGCCAGACAGACAGTCTTAATGGAGTCCCTTAAATAAAGTAGTACATTGTGTATAGTACTAGGCAAAAGTACCAACCAAACCCCCCCCAATCCATCCTGTCAACAGCACTCAGACCCAGGAGTATCTGTACAAGGTGTAAATGACTCTCCCAATCATTAGGGGGCAGACAGGCAAAGCAGAGTGGAAAGTCCCAGCAATGATTATGCATCCATTACATTTTAATTCCTTGACACTCCTCAAAAAAAATGTATGATATGCATACTATACATCTTACAAAGCTGGTAATTCGGCAACAAGTTGCATACATTTGGTATATATTATGcagaagatttttaaaaatgctattgTTAAACACATTAACGTTTAACACATTGCATAGTGTAGACCTGTAATATATGTAGGCCAGACTGACAGATCTACAGAGACACTGCAATGGTGATGTAGTAAGCAAAACACAAATACGCTTACCCTCTGATACTTGTTCAAGAACATGAGTAACTTTCTCCTTTAGCAAAATGTGTTTGTTGAGGTACTTTGTGAAGATTCCTGAACTCCGACTGCCATCCTGGACCTCATAGGCTTCAGCATCTTCACTCCTGGAAAATAACCAAGATTAAGAAACATTAATAGTAAAATTAACGATAGTGAGTTAAATCAAAAGATTTGCTCCACATTTGCTCTCAGCGCAACATGCAAGCATGGACATCATCGTGCAGAGGTGGCAATCTTGCTGTGTTGCACTGGCCTCGAGTTTGGTTCTGCAGGCGAAAAAGCAGCAACTAGCTTGCTAGAGGTCATCTGATTGGTTGCAGAGGGgaggtgacattttaaaattgggAGGAAATCAGGGGTATTTAAtccaatatatacatatttattttttaagcaaacttACGTTGCATATCCATATACTGTGTTGCCCAAAGGTGCAAGTGGCTTTACTTCAGAAGGCACACAATCCTTGTTGTACCTTAAGaaaaacaatgacatcacaatcactaAAATATCTTACAAATATCTGTTGCTTACTGTataagagcacacacacaaaataaatacataaataaaaaccctgctacACCAAAAGCAAAAGTTCCAAGTAAATGAATAATTTCAAAAAAAGGCCAGGAAACGACATATGCAATACTGGGCACCTACTGTCTACATTTAAAGTTAAAATGCAATCAAACATCTTACCATTTCCTACATGTGTCCAGCAAGACAACGTTCAGTGCTGTGTGCTTCTCTTGCATTTGCTGCATGGTTCGCTGCACACTGATGCAGTTCTCTCGTCTGTATGGCTGGGGAGCATCAATGGGAACCAGGTAGTTTCTACCTGAATTTTCATATCCATGCCCAGCATAGTAGAACAAAGCTATTACAACACAAGAATACATGTATCTTTATATTAAACCTCAAGCAGGTCTGCAAGATGAcatatttttctgttattttatatcGCATATTTTAGCTCGACTACCAGAGGCTGAATCTACTTGGTTTCCACTGTTAACTTTGACTTTCAAGATAGACACTTCTCATTGGAATATTTGTCTAATTTTATAGCCAAGTTAATTTCACAAAGTTTATAGGATTGTGCATTTACAAACAATGGgtatgtacatatttaaataaataaaacatatggaAATAGTTGAATTTATTGAGAAAAGGAAATGAAACCACTGCAGTTGATTTAATG
This window of the Polyodon spathula isolate WHYD16114869_AA chromosome 24, ASM1765450v1, whole genome shotgun sequence genome carries:
- the LOC121299126 gene encoding mucosa-associated lymphoid tissue lymphoma translocation protein 1-like, whose product is MIRELAITEHPASACVPLNYRVTLRCRAKGSGLLQYQWFQSEDEEVPGATQPDLVITAKKTQVYICRVNDNHSNCVFSEWVKVKVWQILRTDLPVTWQGQPQIVVHPRSVTIKHNEELKLLSIAFGIPPPRYQWYWNGNLLQDQTKETLLIKKADKEHQGTYLCSVSNVLEEIWTEPAEVNIEPPNKITAGRFYATDKVALLIGNLNYSNHPNLIAPMMDVQELANLLHALNFRVVSLLNVTKEEMAAAIQEFVKLLDKGVYALFYYAGHGYENSGRNYLVPIDAPQPYRRENCISVQRTMQQMQEKHTALNVVLLDTCRKWYNKDCVPSEVKPLAPLGNTVYGYATSEDAEAYEVQDGSRSSGIFTKYLNKHILLKEKVTHVLEQVSEDLGRDPLITGKQVMEIKHTLNEPRALTDQVCTTGHTVELRKRNLNWSWANELPERRVLKFPCGTEVELSFSALFSNIITVFATVKKTGWKTMDCSVSLQSTPVMEDMFSSSDDSTGGMGSLLLSGPDNTDCSLRLSGLQKLKRNLILKVDLHYTSTDSRQRMVESKQEDIGKPLVATCELHKYAKPLERREAKATAATFQAPPQRATAYTALGQPCRPSTRKAAQEHNEPEENDESELLNLAFMSLGQKSTCT